In a single window of the Agrobacterium vitis genome:
- a CDS encoding STAS domain-containing protein has translation MITQTLPHETIALPQALTIRTVQTTRDQLLTGLSAAQAVVIDIPAEAEVDLSFIQLIEAARMSAQTNGQDLTLRNAAVGGVLSTLERSGFLTDMDPSARFFWLHER, from the coding sequence ATGATAACGCAAACATTGCCGCATGAGACCATTGCCTTGCCACAGGCGCTGACCATTCGCACTGTGCAGACCACCAGGGACCAGCTTCTGACAGGCCTTTCGGCTGCTCAGGCCGTCGTTATCGACATCCCCGCGGAAGCGGAGGTTGACCTGAGTTTTATTCAATTGATTGAAGCGGCGCGCATGTCTGCGCAGACGAATGGCCAGGATCTCACGCTTCGAAACGCTGCGGTTGGTGGTGTTTTGTCCACGCTGGAGCGCAGCGGCTTCCTGACCGACATGGATCCGTCCGCTCGATTTTTCTGGTTACATGAAAGGTAA
- a CDS encoding HD-GYP domain-containing protein, giving the protein MHAVVIDDSRSTLLALRLELLEITGLEVEIFADPEEAIRVCETRQFDLVLVDYNMPKRSGIDVITALRAMPNYELVPILMITSETETAVCLNALDAGATDFLRKSADPVELKARARNLLSLRRAQVELSLRADGLAAAVTAKSAALVASEEELIWRLARAMEYRDGETGDHVSRVAQISRLLAQDLGLDEDRQRKIYLAAPLHDVGKIGIPDGVLSKPGRLTDSERDMMRRHVDIGVKILENGTSDLLRVAERIAGGHHEKWDGTGYPKGLSGREIPLEARIVALADVFDALCSPRAYKPAWSLQDALDHIRSEKGRHFDPACVEAFERQWPKIASVMGARETEMRIHMKGTPSLDAAHPENALRLHKQTKYQPTPQPAGRE; this is encoded by the coding sequence TTGCATGCCGTTGTGATAGACGACAGCCGATCCACACTACTGGCATTGCGTCTGGAACTCCTTGAAATTACGGGTCTGGAGGTGGAAATCTTCGCCGATCCCGAGGAAGCCATTCGCGTTTGTGAGACCCGGCAATTCGACCTGGTGCTGGTGGATTACAATATGCCAAAGCGCTCGGGTATCGATGTGATTACCGCTTTGCGTGCCATGCCGAACTATGAGCTGGTGCCGATTTTGATGATCACTTCGGAGACCGAAACAGCGGTCTGCTTGAATGCGCTGGATGCGGGGGCGACGGATTTTCTGCGGAAATCCGCCGATCCGGTCGAGTTGAAGGCCCGTGCGCGTAACCTTTTGAGCCTGCGGCGTGCCCAGGTGGAACTGTCGTTGCGGGCTGATGGTCTGGCTGCTGCCGTGACGGCGAAATCCGCAGCACTGGTTGCCAGCGAAGAGGAACTGATCTGGCGTCTGGCCCGAGCCATGGAATATCGCGACGGGGAAACCGGCGATCATGTCTCGCGTGTGGCGCAGATTTCCAGGCTGCTGGCGCAGGATCTTGGGCTCGACGAGGATCGGCAGCGCAAGATCTATCTGGCGGCCCCGCTGCATGATGTCGGCAAGATCGGCATTCCCGATGGCGTCCTGTCCAAGCCCGGCAGATTGACCGACAGCGAGCGGGATATGATGCGCAGGCATGTCGATATCGGCGTCAAGATTCTGGAGAACGGGACCTCCGATCTGTTGCGGGTCGCCGAGCGGATTGCTGGCGGCCATCATGAGAAATGGGATGGAACCGGTTATCCCAAGGGATTGTCTGGACGGGAAATTCCGCTGGAAGCACGCATTGTCGCACTCGCTGATGTGTTCGACGCATTGTGCTCGCCCCGTGCCTACAAGCCGGCCTGGTCGCTGCAAGACGCGCTGGATCATATCAGGAGCGAAAAGGGTCGTCATTTCGATCCGGCCTGCGTCGAGGCTTTTGAGCGGCAATGGCCAAAGATCGCCTCGGTCATGGGAGCGCGTGAGACAGAGATGAGGATCCACATGAAAGGGACGCCGTCCCTGGATGCCGCCCATCCTGAAAATGCCCTGCGCCTCCACAAGCAGACGAAATACCAACCAACACCCCAGCCAGCGGGACGGGAATGA
- the putA gene encoding trifunctional transcriptional regulator/proline dehydrogenase/L-glutamate gamma-semialdehyde dehydrogenase encodes MNQTVSVASQAVSSSPEPIFAAFAPPLRQPSPLRQAITAAYRRPEPECLAPLLEAARLPDAMRSTVEGTARTLIEALRAKHRGSGVEGLVHEYSLSSQEGVALMCLAEALLRIPDHATRDALIRDKIAEGDWKAHLGGGRSLFVNAATWGLVVTGKLTSTVNDRGLSAALTRLIARCGEPVIRRGVDMAMRMMGEQFVTGETIEEALKRARPLEARGFRYSYDMLGEAATTAGDAARYFRDYQQAIHAIGKASAGRGIYDGPGISIKLSALHPRYSRATAERVMCELLPQVKALALLAKQYDIGLNIDAEEADRLELSLDLLEDLCLDPALSGWDGMGFVVQAYGKRCPFVLDFIIDLAHRAERRIMVRLVKGAYWDAEIKRAQVDGLEDFPVYTRKVHTDVSYIACAKKLLAARDVIFPQFATHNAQTLAAIYHLAGPDFKTGSYEFQCLHGMGEPLYDEVVGKAKLDRPCRIYAPVGTHETLLAYLVRRLLENGANSSFVNRIADPAISVEELIADPTETVLAMVQPGAKHDRIALPADLFEGRKNSAGLDLSNEAVLQALGETLRQTNSGSWDAVPALIAGKSAGPVRPVVNPGDHRDVVGSIREATEEEARQAVADAALHAQTWAQTVPLERARMLDEAADLMQGRLPVLLGLIMREAGKSAANAIAEVREAIDFLRYYAEQARRTLGPVHAPLGPIVCISPWNFPLAIFTGQVAAALVAGNPVLAKPAEETPLIAAEAVRLLHQAGVPGAALQLLPGDGRIGAALVASPQVAGVMFTGSTEVAKLIQRELAGRLRANGRPIPLIAETGGQNAMIVDSSALAEQVVADVIASAFDSAGQRCSALRVLCLQDEVADRILAMLKGALHELTLGRTDRLSTDIGPVITAEAKGVIEAHIDAMRAKGKAVEQIGAGEGAEHGTFVAPTIIEIGALSDLEREVFGPVLHVLRYRRNDLDRLIDQINATGYGLTFGLHTRLDETIAHVTSRVKAGNLYINRNVIGAVVGVQPFGGRGLSGTGPKAGGPLYLGRLVEKPPVPPQHSSVHVDPGLLDFSKWLDEQGETAAAEAARSLGSLSAVGLVQDLPGPVGERNLYALHPRGTILLLPRTKQGLYRQMASALATGNSMVIDASPDLREGLAGLPDGLLARTSFVERSGWAKAGPFAGALLEGEGEQIIEQAKAIAALPGPLVLTQVASRDELDNELGPDDAYCLNWLVEEVSVSTNTAAAGGNASLMAIG; translated from the coding sequence ATGAACCAGACCGTTTCCGTCGCATCGCAGGCCGTTTCATCCTCTCCAGAGCCAATCTTTGCCGCTTTCGCGCCGCCGCTGCGTCAGCCAAGCCCTTTGCGCCAGGCGATTACGGCTGCCTATCGCCGCCCAGAACCGGAATGCCTGGCACCGCTGCTAGAGGCGGCCCGCTTGCCGGATGCCATGCGCAGCACCGTCGAGGGCACTGCCCGCACACTGATCGAAGCCCTGCGCGCCAAGCACAGGGGCAGCGGCGTCGAGGGGCTGGTGCATGAATATTCGCTGTCCAGCCAGGAGGGTGTGGCACTTATGTGCCTGGCCGAAGCGCTGCTGCGCATTCCCGACCACGCTACCCGCGATGCGCTGATCCGCGACAAGATTGCCGAGGGGGATTGGAAGGCCCATCTCGGCGGTGGCCGGTCGCTGTTCGTCAATGCCGCCACCTGGGGACTGGTGGTGACTGGCAAGCTGACCTCGACCGTCAATGATCGCGGCCTGTCCGCAGCCTTGACCCGGCTGATTGCCCGGTGCGGGGAGCCGGTTATTCGCCGGGGTGTCGATATGGCCATGCGGATGATGGGGGAGCAGTTTGTCACCGGCGAAACCATTGAGGAGGCGCTGAAACGCGCCCGCCCGCTGGAAGCCAGGGGCTTCCGCTATTCCTACGACATGCTGGGCGAGGCGGCGACCACGGCTGGCGATGCGGCGCGGTATTTCCGGGATTACCAGCAGGCCATCCATGCCATCGGCAAGGCTTCGGCGGGACGCGGCATTTATGATGGCCCCGGCATTTCCATCAAGCTGTCAGCCCTGCATCCGCGCTACAGCCGCGCCACGGCAGAGCGGGTGATGTGCGAATTGCTGCCACAGGTCAAAGCGCTGGCGCTGCTGGCCAAGCAGTATGATATTGGCCTCAATATCGATGCCGAAGAGGCCGACCGGCTGGAACTGTCGCTGGATCTGCTGGAAGACCTCTGCCTCGATCCGGCTTTGTCGGGCTGGGATGGCATGGGGTTCGTTGTACAGGCCTATGGCAAGCGCTGCCCCTTCGTGCTGGATTTCATCATTGATCTTGCCCACCGTGCAGAGCGTCGCATCATGGTGCGGCTGGTCAAGGGGGCCTATTGGGATGCCGAGATCAAGCGGGCGCAGGTCGATGGGTTGGAGGATTTTCCGGTCTATACCCGCAAGGTTCACACCGACGTCTCCTATATCGCCTGCGCCAAAAAGCTGCTGGCGGCGCGGGATGTGATCTTTCCGCAATTTGCCACCCACAATGCCCAGACGCTGGCGGCGATCTATCATCTCGCCGGCCCGGATTTCAAAACCGGCTCCTACGAGTTTCAGTGCCTGCATGGCATGGGAGAGCCGCTCTACGACGAAGTCGTGGGCAAAGCGAAGCTGGATCGCCCCTGCCGGATTTACGCGCCGGTGGGCACGCATGAGACGCTGCTGGCCTATCTGGTGCGTCGCCTGCTGGAAAATGGCGCCAACTCCTCCTTCGTCAACCGGATCGCCGATCCCGCCATTTCCGTGGAGGAGTTGATTGCCGATCCGACAGAAACCGTGCTCGCCATGGTACAGCCGGGTGCAAAGCATGACAGGATTGCTTTGCCCGCCGATCTTTTCGAAGGCCGCAAAAATTCCGCAGGTCTCGATCTCAGCAATGAAGCTGTGTTGCAGGCGCTTGGCGAGACCTTGCGCCAGACCAACAGCGGGTCTTGGGATGCGGTGCCTGCTTTGATTGCCGGGAAAAGTGCCGGGCCTGTGCGTCCCGTCGTTAATCCCGGCGACCATCGTGATGTGGTTGGCAGTATCAGGGAAGCAACCGAGGAAGAGGCTCGCCAGGCCGTGGCCGATGCCGCGCTTCATGCGCAGACCTGGGCGCAGACGGTGCCTTTGGAGCGGGCGCGGATGCTGGACGAGGCTGCCGACCTGATGCAGGGGCGATTGCCGGTACTGCTGGGGCTGATCATGCGCGAGGCGGGCAAATCGGCGGCCAATGCCATTGCCGAGGTGCGCGAGGCCATCGACTTTCTGCGCTACTACGCCGAGCAGGCGCGCCGCACCTTGGGGCCGGTGCATGCGCCACTGGGGCCAATTGTCTGCATCAGCCCCTGGAATTTTCCGCTGGCGATTTTCACCGGACAGGTGGCGGCAGCGCTGGTGGCAGGCAATCCGGTTCTGGCCAAGCCCGCCGAGGAAACACCGCTGATTGCCGCTGAGGCTGTGCGCCTCCTGCATCAGGCGGGTGTCCCCGGTGCCGCCCTTCAGCTTCTGCCAGGCGACGGGCGGATCGGGGCGGCGCTGGTGGCCTCGCCGCAGGTGGCGGGCGTGATGTTTACCGGCTCGACCGAGGTCGCCAAACTGATCCAGAGGGAGCTTGCCGGGCGTCTGCGTGCCAATGGCAGGCCAATCCCGCTGATTGCCGAGACCGGCGGACAGAACGCGATGATCGTCGATTCCTCGGCGCTTGCCGAACAGGTGGTGGCGGATGTGATTGCGTCTGCCTTCGACAGCGCTGGTCAGCGCTGCTCGGCGCTCCGGGTTCTATGCCTTCAGGATGAGGTGGCGGATCGCATTCTTGCCATGCTGAAAGGGGCGCTGCATGAACTGACGCTGGGCCGCACGGACCGGCTGTCCACCGATATCGGTCCGGTGATTACCGCCGAGGCCAAGGGCGTGATCGAGGCGCATATTGACGCCATGCGCGCCAAGGGCAAAGCGGTGGAGCAGATCGGTGCAGGCGAGGGCGCTGAGCACGGCACTTTTGTTGCGCCGACCATCATCGAGATCGGCGCATTGTCCGATCTTGAACGGGAAGTGTTTGGCCCGGTCCTGCATGTGCTGCGCTACCGGCGCAACGATCTCGACCGCCTGATCGACCAGATCAATGCCACCGGCTATGGCCTGACCTTCGGCCTGCATACTCGGCTGGATGAGACCATTGCCCATGTGACATCCAGGGTGAAGGCGGGCAATCTCTACATCAACCGCAATGTGATTGGCGCGGTGGTCGGCGTGCAGCCGTTCGGTGGCCGTGGCCTGTCCGGCACCGGGCCGAAGGCTGGCGGCCCGCTCTACCTGGGCCGTTTGGTTGAAAAGCCGCCGGTGCCGCCACAGCATAGTTCGGTTCATGTTGATCCGGGCCTGCTGGATTTTTCCAAATGGCTTGACGAGCAGGGTGAAACGGCAGCGGCTGAAGCGGCGCGCAGCCTCGGCAGCCTCTCGGCAGTCGGGTTGGTCCAGGATCTGCCGGGGCCGGTCGGAGAGCGCAACCTTTATGCCCTGCATCCGCGTGGCACCATTCTGCTGCTGCCCCGCACCAAGCAGGGACTTTACCGGCAAATGGCCAGCGCGCTGGCGACCGGCAACAGCATGGTTATCGATGCAAGCCCCGATCTTCGTGAGGGGCTGGCGGGCCTGCCTGATGGTCTGCTTGCCCGTACTAGCTTTGTCGAAAGGTCAGGCTGGGCTAAGGCAGGTCCTTTCGCAGGCGCATTGTTGGAAGGCGAGGGTGAGCAGATTATCGAGCAGGCAAAAGCCATTGCCGCCCTGCCCGGTCCGCTGGTCCTGACCCAGGTGGCATCACGTGATGAGCTGGATAACGAGCTTGGTCCTGATGATGCCTATTGCCTGAACTGGCTGGTCGAGGAGGTTTCGGTGTCCACCAATACGGCTGCTGCCGGAGGCAATGCCAGCCTGATGGCAATTGGCTGA
- a CDS encoding chemotaxis protein CheA — translation MTNLDPIQVFRTEAAELFEQIENGLLDLLHDLSNQDQIDSVFRGLHTLKGSGAMFGFEALAAFTHHCETAFDRVRKGEVPATAELVAAVLDAQDHMKALVATPNGDHEAAGEHLLAKLQAAVGDHGGNAHAVPVAKPGNGGAAKPQPAARQAAKTWRMKFRLPANSMVNGTNPLGLLDELRDLGKCIVKADLTAIPSLEEISPVDLYIGWSVELVTEKPKSDIEDVFIFVMDDMDLELTEDASAASSETVAADDPAEQPAAAPVTPDNKPAPGQAQAAAPAAAQTGSNDAKHGRAAENVRVPAERLDELMDRVGELVIAQSRLSQLANTSADIMLRSVSEDVERLSGELRDTMMVLRMVPVGSLFTRFRRLVHDLARETGKVIELETEGETTEVDKTVIERLADPLVHLVRNSIDHGLEPPEERLAAGKNKAGKVVLAAHQSGGEVIITIKDDGRGINRDRVRAKAESSGLIQPGQQLMDQELLQLIFQPGFSTAQTITNLSGRGVGMDVVKKTVEALRGVIDIRSENGKGSEVSLRIPLTLAIIDGLLVRVGTGCYVIPLSAVEECLELSIEDDLRSRGRSFISLRDSLVPFLRLRDLFHTGTQPDPFQKVVVISTGDERVGLVVDQIIGDHQTVIKSMSKLHHDVATFSGATILGDGSVALILDVTHLVSAGQQQEAQLRVAG, via the coding sequence ATGACAAATCTGGATCCCATTCAGGTTTTCAGGACAGAAGCAGCAGAGCTGTTCGAGCAGATCGAAAACGGCCTGCTCGACCTGTTGCATGACCTGTCCAATCAAGATCAGATCGATTCGGTATTCCGCGGTCTTCATACCCTGAAGGGATCCGGAGCCATGTTTGGCTTCGAGGCTCTGGCCGCTTTCACCCACCATTGCGAAACCGCTTTCGACCGTGTCCGCAAGGGTGAAGTACCGGCAACCGCCGAGCTTGTCGCAGCCGTTCTCGACGCTCAGGACCACATGAAGGCACTGGTTGCCACGCCCAATGGCGATCATGAAGCCGCCGGAGAGCATCTGCTGGCCAAGTTGCAGGCCGCGGTCGGCGACCATGGTGGCAATGCGCATGCGGTGCCGGTTGCAAAGCCCGGCAATGGTGGAGCCGCCAAGCCGCAGCCGGCAGCCCGGCAGGCTGCGAAGACATGGCGGATGAAATTTCGCCTGCCAGCCAATTCCATGGTCAATGGCACCAATCCACTCGGCCTTCTGGACGAGCTTCGAGACCTTGGAAAATGCATCGTCAAAGCGGATTTGACCGCTATCCCAAGTCTTGAGGAGATTTCTCCTGTCGATCTTTATATCGGCTGGAGCGTCGAGCTTGTTACCGAAAAGCCGAAGTCGGATATCGAGGATGTCTTCATCTTCGTCATGGATGACATGGATCTCGAACTGACCGAGGATGCGTCCGCGGCCTCTTCCGAGACCGTTGCCGCCGATGATCCAGCCGAACAACCCGCTGCCGCGCCGGTGACGCCTGACAACAAGCCCGCGCCAGGCCAGGCTCAGGCCGCGGCGCCCGCCGCCGCTCAGACGGGTTCCAATGACGCCAAGCATGGCCGTGCCGCTGAAAATGTCCGCGTTCCGGCCGAGCGCCTGGATGAATTGATGGACAGGGTCGGCGAGCTGGTAATTGCCCAGTCCCGCCTGTCGCAGCTGGCCAATACCAGCGCCGACATCATGCTGCGATCCGTTTCGGAAGATGTCGAGCGGCTCTCCGGTGAGCTGCGCGATACGATGATGGTGCTGCGCATGGTGCCGGTTGGCAGCCTTTTCACCCGCTTCCGCCGCCTTGTCCACGATCTTGCCCGCGAGACCGGCAAGGTCATCGAGCTGGAGACGGAAGGCGAAACCACGGAAGTGGACAAGACCGTCATCGAGCGGCTGGCCGATCCGCTGGTGCATCTGGTGCGCAATTCCATCGACCACGGGCTCGAACCGCCGGAAGAACGCCTGGCGGCTGGCAAGAACAAAGCCGGCAAGGTGGTGCTGGCGGCCCATCAGTCCGGTGGTGAAGTGATCATCACCATCAAGGACGATGGCCGTGGCATCAACCGCGACCGGGTCCGGGCCAAGGCGGAATCCTCGGGGCTGATCCAGCCAGGCCAGCAGCTAATGGACCAGGAATTGTTGCAGCTGATCTTCCAGCCGGGCTTTTCCACCGCCCAGACGATCACCAATCTTTCCGGGCGTGGCGTCGGCATGGATGTGGTGAAGAAAACCGTCGAGGCCCTGCGCGGGGTGATCGACATCCGCAGTGAAAACGGCAAGGGCTCTGAAGTATCCCTGCGCATTCCGCTGACGCTGGCGATCATCGACGGTCTTTTGGTGCGGGTTGGTACCGGGTGCTACGTCATTCCGCTGTCGGCGGTCGAGGAATGCCTGGAACTGTCGATCGAGGACGATCTGCGCTCCAGGGGCCGCAGTTTCATTTCGCTGCGTGACAGCCTGGTTCCCTTCCTCAGGCTCAGGGATCTGTTCCACACGGGAACGCAGCCTGATCCTTTCCAGAAGGTCGTGGTGATCTCGACCGGCGACGAGCGGGTCGGCCTGGTGGTCGACCAGATCATCGGCGACCACCAGACCGTGATCAAATCCATGTCGAAGCTTCACCATGATGTCGCGACGTTTTCGGGCGCGACCATCCTGGGTGACGGCAGCGTCGCGCTCATCCTGGATGTCACCCATCTGGTCAGCGCGGGCCAACAGCAGGAGGCGCAATTGCGTGTAGCAGGATGA
- a CDS encoding response regulator encodes MSAHILTVDDSASIRMTTKIALTNAGYKVTEAVDGLDGLNKAKSSQFDLIVTDLNMPNMNGLAMIEALRRSPAHTGIPIIFLTTESDADMKNRAKAAGATGWITKPFDAEQLVKIARKVLGK; translated from the coding sequence ATGAGTGCCCATATTCTCACTGTTGACGATTCCGCCAGCATCCGCATGACAACGAAGATCGCCTTGACCAATGCCGGCTACAAGGTGACCGAAGCCGTCGATGGATTGGATGGTCTTAACAAGGCCAAGTCATCGCAGTTCGATCTGATCGTCACCGACCTCAACATGCCCAACATGAACGGTTTGGCGATGATCGAGGCTCTGCGCCGGTCTCCGGCCCATACGGGTATTCCGATCATCTTCCTGACAACCGAATCCGACGCCGACATGAAGAACAGGGCCAAGGCCGCTGGTGCGACCGGCTGGATCACCAAGCCGTTCGATGCCGAACAGCTGGTGAAAATTGCTAGAAAGGTTCTCGGCAAATGA
- a CDS encoding chemotaxis protein CheW, with protein sequence MSMVPNKQDFHHFWANRDEVAVLTFNLNGETFAIEAITVQEIIDLLPETKVPGAKPFVSSVINFRGKVIPLADIRLAFGMEATEPTIDSRIIVIELDLDGETTLTGIRTDRVFEVTTLAHSASEPPPSVGMRWRPDFIECLVKRDGEFIILPNLQAIFYSTSDRIAAPAAGLATN encoded by the coding sequence ATGAGCATGGTTCCTAACAAACAGGATTTTCACCACTTCTGGGCCAATCGCGATGAAGTCGCTGTGCTGACCTTCAACCTGAATGGCGAGACGTTCGCAATCGAGGCCATCACGGTGCAGGAGATCATCGATCTCCTGCCGGAAACCAAGGTGCCGGGCGCAAAACCCTTCGTCTCCAGCGTCATCAATTTTCGCGGCAAGGTCATTCCACTGGCCGATATCCGGCTGGCCTTCGGCATGGAGGCAACGGAGCCGACCATCGACAGCCGTATCATTGTCATCGAACTCGATCTCGATGGTGAAACCACCCTCACCGGTATTCGCACGGACCGGGTGTTCGAAGTCACGACATTGGCGCACTCCGCCAGCGAACCGCCCCCGAGCGTCGGAATGCGATGGCGTCCCGACTTCATCGAATGCCTGGTCAAACGGGATGGAGAATTCATCATTCTCCCCAATCTCCAGGCAATTTTTTACAGCACAAGTGACCGGATCGCCGCTCCAGCGGCTGGTCTGGCAACAAATTGA
- a CDS encoding Lrp/AsnC family transcriptional regulator translates to MAKIESDSGIDQFDMKIVEALSQDGRMSITDLSERVGLSKTPCQVRLKRLMDDGYILGFRAVLDARKFGLDHIAFAEVKLSDTRETALTEFNTAVRKIREVEECHMIAGAFDYLLKVRTGDIRRYRQVLGEKISSLPHVASTSTFVVMQAVKEYGR, encoded by the coding sequence ATGGCAAAAATTGAATCGGACAGTGGGATCGACCAATTCGACATGAAAATTGTCGAGGCGCTGTCGCAGGATGGCCGGATGTCGATTACCGACTTGTCCGAGCGGGTTGGGCTGTCAAAAACACCCTGCCAGGTGCGACTGAAACGGCTGATGGATGACGGCTATATTCTCGGCTTCCGCGCCGTGCTGGATGCCCGCAAATTCGGCCTGGACCACATCGCCTTCGCCGAGGTGAAACTGTCCGACACCCGTGAAACGGCATTGACGGAATTCAACACGGCGGTCCGCAAGATCCGGGAAGTGGAGGAGTGCCATATGATCGCCGGCGCCTTCGACTATCTGTTGAAGGTGCGCACCGGCGATATCCGTCGCTATCGGCAGGTTCTGGGTGAGAAGATCTCCAGCCTGCCGCATGTGGCGAGCACATCGACCTTCGTCGTCATGCAGGCGGTCAAAGAATATGGGCGGTAA
- a CDS encoding TIGR03862 family flavoprotein: MTGKTVAIIGGGPAGLMAADSLSRAGLTVTIYEAMPTLARKFLLAGKSGLNITHSEEYARFSSRFGEAGRHLKAALDGFTPDDVRAWTAGLGTETFIGSSGRVFPRAMKASPLLRAWIKTLQDQGVMIRTRHRWTGFSENGYRFATPDGDVTVVTDAVVLALGGASWPRLGSDAAWVPWLRDIGVAVMDFRPANCGFDSAWSDMFRDRFAGEPVKSVAATSAAGQIQGEFVISRHGIEGSLIYAHAAALRDDLRLHGKAVLLLDLAPGKRLEKLAEDLARQPAKASFSTRLRKAASLDGVKAALLREVVPDIANRDAASLAGLIKALPLPLLRPRPLAEAISSAGGIDWSGIDSSYMLVDRPGLFVAGEMLDWEAPTGGYLLTACLATGRAAAVGVIRWLTNDSDA, translated from the coding sequence ATGACAGGCAAGACGGTTGCGATCATCGGCGGGGGCCCTGCGGGCCTGATGGCGGCGGATAGCCTGTCGCGGGCTGGTTTGACTGTAACGATCTATGAGGCGATGCCGACACTGGCCCGGAAATTTCTTCTGGCGGGCAAATCCGGGCTGAACATCACCCATTCCGAAGAATATGCGCGGTTTTCGAGCCGTTTCGGGGAGGCTGGACGCCATTTGAAGGCAGCCCTCGATGGTTTTACGCCGGATGATGTACGCGCCTGGACAGCAGGTCTTGGAACCGAGACCTTCATCGGCTCCTCAGGCCGGGTGTTTCCAAGGGCAATGAAAGCGTCACCGCTGCTTCGGGCCTGGATCAAGACATTGCAGGATCAAGGTGTGATGATCCGCACCCGGCACCGCTGGACTGGTTTTTCCGAAAATGGCTATCGGTTCGCAACGCCGGATGGCGATGTCACTGTTGTGACAGATGCGGTGGTTTTGGCGCTGGGTGGGGCGAGTTGGCCACGATTAGGTTCGGACGCCGCCTGGGTGCCGTGGCTGCGGGACATCGGCGTTGCTGTCATGGATTTCAGACCTGCCAATTGCGGCTTCGATAGCGCCTGGAGCGATATGTTCCGCGATCGGTTTGCTGGCGAGCCGGTCAAATCGGTTGCCGCCACGTCTGCGGCGGGGCAGATCCAGGGAGAATTCGTCATTTCCCGGCACGGGATCGAGGGCAGCCTCATCTATGCCCATGCGGCTGCCCTGCGCGATGATCTTCGCCTTCATGGCAAGGCAGTTCTTCTGCTCGATCTTGCACCGGGAAAGCGGCTTGAAAAGCTGGCGGAAGATCTTGCCCGCCAACCCGCAAAGGCCAGTTTCTCGACCCGGCTCCGTAAGGCGGCTTCTTTGGACGGCGTCAAGGCGGCGCTCTTGCGGGAGGTCGTTCCCGACATTGCCAACCGGGATGCCGCATCGCTCGCGGGTCTCATCAAGGCTTTGCCGCTACCGTTGCTGCGACCACGCCCGCTGGCGGAGGCGATTTCCTCGGCGGGCGGTATCGACTGGAGCGGTATCGACAGCAGCTACATGCTGGTGGACCGTCCCGGCCTGTTCGTCGCTGGCGAAATGCTGGACTGGGAAGCGCCAACCGGCGGCTACCTGCTGACCGCCTGTCTTGCCACCGGGCGGGCGGCAGCGGTTGGCGTGATTCGCTGGCTCACCAATGATTCAGATGCTTGA